Part of the Fusarium musae strain F31 chromosome 3, whole genome shotgun sequence genome, GGGGACGGTGACGACGGCGTTCTTGATGGGCTTGGAGAGGTAGGCCTCGGCggtctccttcatcttgttgaggatgaaACCACCAATCTGAGAGGGAGAGTAGTTCTGGCCACGAGCAGCGACCCAGGCGTCGCCGTTGGTGTGCTGGACGATCTTGTAAGGGACCTCCTTGATATCACGCTGAACCTCAGcatccttgaacttgcgTCCTATTAATCGCTTGGTAGCGAAGAGGGTGTTCTCTGGGTTGACGACGGCCTGACGCTTGGCAGCGACACCGACAAGTCGCTCGCCATCCTCGGCGAAAGCAACAACTGAAGGAGTGGTTCGGGCACCTAATTGAGCAATGTTTAGTGGTTGTCCGTCAGACGAATTGGCATGTAAAACCAACCTTCGGAGTTTTCAATGATGCGGGGGACCTTGCCCTCCATGATGGCGACGGCAGAGTTGGTGGTACCAAGATCGATACCGATCACGGCACCCTGGACCTTGCCCTCGGACTCAGTGGACTCATAGCGAGCGAACTTGGCAGCCAGAGGAGATCGGGTGAAGGCAGCCGAGCGAGCGGCGAGAGGGGAAGCTCGGGGAAGCTGATGCGATGGTCAGTACAATGCAATGTGGGATGAAGCGATTGCGGTGCAAGAGACACTTACAGCCCTCGACAAGCGCGAAGCCAGCATTTTGATTATGGGTATATGGGTATAGAGTacaggaaaagaaagaggataGAGGCGCAAGTCGGAGAGTAGATGGGAGGAGGTGGTGTTTTAGAGGATTGAGTATGAATGGAGATGGTGGAATCGAGAGGAACGAATTTTTTTACTCGAAAAAAGCTCTTTCCCCGGTAGGTCATAGAAGCCAAAGGAAAGAGGCAAGTACCGGGTTGTCTCCACTGAGCCGGCTAGGTTCGGACCATGGTTATTCCTGTGGAGGCCCACTCCGAACCTACGTGAAAGATCTGGTAGAATCAACGGAACGGCTCCCGACAAAGCATATCATGGAAGTCAATTGACCACAGAAGATTTAGAGTATCTAACGACTATCTACGGCTAGATGTAACTTTACACCATGCCTACTCAAACTCCTACGCTTCTCAATTCATGATACAAAACGCCCTCTTCTCTCGACCTTGTATCCCGAGTAGTTATGCGGAGCCAATGGGGATCGGACGCAATGAGAAGACCCGCGCTGCACGCTAATGAGAAGTGCTCCTCTTCCCCCAGAGATGGCTGAGAAAAGCTTCACCACACGTGATGACTGCTTCGGTGTTACCGGAAAAGTAACGGATTTGGCTCGGGCATCTCAAGAAGTTCATAACTCGGGGTCTTGCACGAGGCTGTCTGTCATACGCGAGTCAGCTAGTCTAAGGCAGCTTGATACTGGTGTCATGAGAGAATGCTTTCAGTAAGTATGATAGCTAGCTGCAAGGCTGATGACGGCATGGAGACAGCCTAGACAGCTTATGAGAGAGAGTCAGTGTTCGATGGCTTTACATTTCACCAGTTAACAGTCCCATTCTTTCAAACAGGGGCATAGTATATTCATAGATAAATTTTTCTTATCAGTTCTTGTCCGTTTTCGTTGGCTATCTCCATTGCGATAACCGCCTTCTAATATATCTAGTGGTGACGGGCAGTGATCTAATTCATGATGTTTCATGGCCTGTGCGTATTCTATTAGAGACACCGAGAACTAGCTTCATCTTAGCAGAACCCTGGATTGGGATGTTTTTTCGTAATTACACAATTCCTACTACTAATCGGTAGTGAATAACGATAGTCTGGTGTATCGAGGATATTCAAGTACCTTCAACTCAGGAGAAAAAAGTGATTTAGTTGACACTGAATTGAGCTATACCTGATCTTGGCTGATCATTGAGTTGGGGTCGGTCCTGAAATTATCCCGTAGACCCTCGCCCATTAAATCAGATCAAGCCAGACGTCATTCGCGCATGCAGCCTTCATAACCCACATCAGTAATCGCCCGACTCGGCCAACGACATTTCTTCTATTACGCTCCCGTAACCGTCATTTCACATCGGAAAGCAAATAGACAACTCGATAGTCTCGCACTCCCCATCATCCGCAATCTGCCTGTCGCATTGTTCGCCACAACCGTGCCGCTCGCGTTGCGCCCACTAGCCGCCGGCGATTTCGAGAGCTCGACAACTCATACGCAGGACAAAGCCTCATCGTATCGATATTCAGCCACCGGGTAGCTCGCAATTCTCCGCATTGTCGCTCCCTTTGAGGGGCGGCGTGGTCCAAGATGGCGATAGATGAGAACGAGTATGGCGACCCTCGTAGCCAACGAGCTTATTAATCATGATTGTATCAATACTAACATCGTCCAGCATGTACCCGACCGATGCCCTCGTTTCGAAGCATGCGCGGAAACATTATCGTATCCCCGTGCGCTCGCAGTATGTCATAATTCATCTTGTTGTGGCGCCATTATGCTCATGATATCTCTAGACATTGGCAGTTACGGTCTCTTGTTAGCGCCGAGAAGCAGGATATTGTCTATTTTCCAGGTGGCAATGGCAGTAACCATGTCCAACGGCTGAACACGACAACCCGAGAATGCGAAaccatcaaactcctcaCCTTTGCGCCTCGGTGCCTCGTCGCCGAGAAAGGATGGCTATGCTGTGGGAGTGAGAGTGGCGACTTCGTCGCAATTCGACTCGACGAAGGAAACGATGATGGACATGGAATTCTATCAGAACTCGATCCAGACACTCGACTTAGCCTAGGACTCGACTCGTCCCGTGATGATCCTATACTCTCTCTTCTGAACCGCGCGAGACGGAATAACAAAACCCTGATCGCGAAAAGCATGAAGTTGGCCAAGGACCGGGTAAACTGCATCACACTTTGGTTCCCGCCAACAAGGATGCCAGCACATGATAAGGCGTATAAAGAGCCTGTGGCGGTATTGGCCAACAACGACCGTACTGTTACACTGGTGAGCCTTAACGATTTTGACcagaaagagaagacagaGGCATTGGATATCATCACTTACCCAGACTTCGTGAACCGCGCACTCATCTCTCCAGATGGCCGGCTTCTGATCGCCATTCTCGACGACCCATATCTGTATGTCCATGAGAGAGTTAGGAGCGTTGCAGAATCTCCAGCGACGAGGTCAAGTGAAAGCCCTACATACTCATGGGAACAGACACAGAGAAtacttctcaagagccaaaAGAAAGACGACAGAACAGATAGTCGAGGAAGCTTTGCCGCCTGTTTTTCTGAATCCGGAGCATATCTCGCTGTTGGGACCCAGCATGgtaccatctccatcttcaatgCCGCACTTCTGGCAAATCCTAATGCCGACCCCCTTATTACAACTTTCCCGTCTTCACGGCCACACAGTGGCCCCGGTGCTATTCGAGATATGGCCTTCTGCCCCGGACCATTCGGAATGCTTGCGTGGACAGAGGACAGAGGCAATGTTGGTATTGCTGATATGAGGAGCAATTTTTATGTTCGTCAAATTGTGAACATCGAAGAACCGGTGTTCGAGCATATCAACATTCCGGACCGAAACACCATTGATCCGCGACTTTTGGATAGCCGCCGCGAGAGAAGAGATGCTGCTCTCGGATCAGGCGCTGCAGAGACCGGGAGACGCCGAGATGTGATCGACAGCCTAAATACTCCTCTGACTGCCAACGAGACACTTGTACTCGAGGCTATGCAGCTTGGCAGGCGTAGTCGTGAAAGAGCTGCTCAGAGAGTGGCGGCGGCTGCAGACGAGAGGGTTACAGGTGGTCCGACTAACTTCTGGGGGGCCAGGTCAGCCCGTCGACCCGTTGGCAGCGATGACAATGAGCGGCCTATGGCTCGGAGGAGCAGTAGCATCGGTCGTGCCATGGGAGAGCTGCTGGGCAGCAATTACAACAGACGTCCAGTGACAAGAACTCCACGTGAAGCCTCCGACACCCCGGAAATTGGAAGAAGGCCAGATCGGTTGATGGAGAGTCTTGGTGAAACAGTGGCCATGCTTCGAGAACAACGGCAGCGCCAAGATTCATCCTACCTCACTGTGCTTGAGATTCTCCAGGCACGAGAGCGAGATAACGACCGCGACCCCGACGATACAACGATCATAGTGCCGCTTATCAACCAGGTAGTGAATCGATGGGAGGATGACCATGGCGTCTTCGAAGTCCCGCCTTCGCCGGACAACACTGCCGGGTTGGCGTGGAGCGAAGATGGTCGCACACTGTAAGTCTGCTTTTGGTCAATCTGTATACGCTTTTGCTAACGTGACGTAGCTTTGTTGGTGCACAGAACGGTATTTACGAGCTCCACGTGGACACTCAGAGCAGGAAGTTCTTCCCGAGCGTTTCGATGAGGTAAAAGGCCAGAATTCAACGAGAGGACGTGAACCTTTGTGCTGGCGCAGGTGGTTTTTAATAGCAGCTTTGGGGTGATATCTTTATTTACCAAAAGTGATGACCAGTGACGACGGTTCAGTATTAGCATGGGCACAGGATACCTTGAGTACATTCCTACCTCTTCTTGACATGGCGTTTGCGATGTTTTATCTCAGTCACATTACATTACCTTTCGATTCTTACATGCTCACTTATAGCTTAGCTGTTATCGATGATAGCTTGAATATTGAAAAGTCAAAATGTCTCTGCAGCAATACGCGAGGTATAgccaataaggtcttataatgaGAATAACacaatataatacttatttttcagcatattatatataaggcgtTATATACTATGCTAAAAAAacataataactttaaaagcaagtcttaaaATGATACAGCGCtgctgcctttaaccttatgaTCTAACTGGGGTGAGTAATAGATTGAATCACGTTGCAAGGCAACGCAGAGCAGTATGAGGAACACAAATTGAGGGTAAACACAGCTAATCAACACTTGGGGATAGCTGGAATATGATCCAACGAATTTTAGCTAcgaataaaaaaaatactacCTGTGCTTTAAAGTGACTTGCTAGACCCGTAGAGCAATTCTTGTACCATCTCAGCGATGGCCAGTGAGCTTGTCAATCCAGGACTTTCGATACCCAATAGATTTACCCAGCCCTGGTATCCCTCTTCTCTCCTGATGACAAAGTCGTGGAACCCTTTGCCTTTGAGGACAGCGTCTTGGCCAGCTAACTTGGGTCGAATACCAGCATAGTCTGCTACCAAAGCTGAGGCGTCAATACCCGGAAGATAACGCTGGATCTCAGTAATAGCCTGCGGCAGTCGTGCTGCGTTGACAGCTAAATCATTAGGATCATCAATCCATTCCACATCCGGGCCGAAACGTAGACGTCCCGCAAGATCAAGCGTCAAATGAGTGCCTAGACCTGCAATGCCAGGTTCTGGAACGGGATATATCAGACGCGAGATCTTGGGCTGAGAAGCAGAATACGAGAAATAGTTGCCCTTGGCATAGTACAGCTCCCGTCGCTTCTCAGAGGGGACGATCATGTTGTGAATAACCGCAGCTCCCAGACCAGCAGCGTTGATGAGTGTCTCAGCCGTGATACTCGACCTCTCACCCGTGGCAGCATCCTTAACATCAATCTCCCAACCTTCACTGCCGGGTTTAGATCCGAGAGGTTTGATGTTCACGACGGGTGAGTTGAGCGCCGAAACACCACCAGCATCCTCAAATAGGCCTTGGAGACACAGCATTAAGCCGTGCGAGTCGACAATACCGGTTGTCGGACTCTCAAGCGCACAAGCAGCATTGACGCCTTCACCGTCTCTCTTGACCTCTTCACCGCTCACCCATCGCGTTGGGACACCGAGGTCGTTCTCGCACAGAGCGTGAATCTTTTCAAGAGTTTCACGCTGTGCGTCGTTTTGAGCAACGATCCATTTGCCCGTGCGGCGATGGCCTATATCATGCTTCTCGCAAAGCTCGTATAGCAGATTCTTACCACGGATGCAGAGCTTCGCTTTCAAGCTTGATGGTCCGTAGTAAATGCCAGCGTGAATAACTTCACTGTTACGCGAGCTTGTCTCTGTGCCAATCGCATTATGACGCTCAATGAGAACAGTTGAGGTATCGTCCCGTTGTGCAAGTTGACGGGCCACGGCAAGCCCAACGACACCGCCACCAATTACCTACTACAATGTCAGGGTCATAGTCTCGAGTTGATTTGAAATACATCGTGGCAACTCAATGGCGTTTGTCCCCCGCTCAATACCTCGTGATCCGGCTACGGGATCGATCGGAGACTGAGGCTCCGGCGCCGGAGCCGGGTCATGATACGGGTCttatgatgacgatgaagtgGACTTACAGCATGGGTGAAGTCGGCTCTGGCAGCTGATGTCGAACTGAAGCTATTTCTTTGAATAGTTCGTAGGTTTGTGGGGATTTTACGTGCCAATGGTCGAAGCATTatggttgttgttgaagtaGAGTTGGTTGCAAGAGTGGGAGGATCATAGTGTATCGAGAATTCGGCCAAGATGATGCATACACCGAGCTGACCCAACGACGCAACGCAGACGGGGAACAACACAATGCACCGACCAAGACAGTTACAAATTAGAAAGAAAATATAGGGATATACTCTATAAAGGTTTGTATATCTTTTGGTGACACTACAAGTGTGCAGAGAactgttgttgagcttcaTACCCTACAAGCTACTATCAGACCTAACTTCAGGAAGTCGTAGAACTTCAAGACCTCAATCTTATGATACAAACACACTTTAGCAGGTTGAGGATAAGTCAATAAATAAAATGCTTGAGAAACTTTGGGAAAATTCAATTTTCATCATATTAAGTTCATATGCGACCTTATTCTTCCTCTCGAGTGATCAACTCGTGATAATATACATAGACTGAATCCACAACGCCATGATTTGCGTTGGTTTTAATTGCCGCTAGAAAGCCGGCTCCCATCACTTCCGTCTCGATCGCTTATCAACGCCATAAGATTCAGTGTGCTTCGTGTTCTAAGTATCAGATAACATATGAGCCAGCGCCTTCAAGGCTTGGCTTCTTCAGTGGTAGACTTGTCCTCTTCCTTATCTACAGTCGTAGAAGATCTTGTCAGGTTTGAGGGGTGAGGTGGCTCATGAGGAGCCGGCGACCCAGTTCCGAGGTCTGTAAGTTGTTTCTCTGGGTATGTGTTAGCAAGAATCCAATCCAAACAAGCTAATGGAACTTACCTAGCTCTCGTACTCTGTGACGGAGCATCTGGTTCTCACGAACCAGCATCTGTGTCTCAGCCTGATAAAATGCGCTTTCATCGCGGCCACCCAGGACCCAATCCTCGCTATTTCCACCTATGGAAGTTGCGCGGAGTCGTGGGGAGGCACCACTACGACTGGGGGTCCGAGATCGTCGTTGGAGGTCGGCACGGGCCAGATCGAACGAGCTTCGAGGGTGACGGTAACTATTAGATCGAGAACCAGACCCGCCGGTTGGAATAGGAGGAACAGAGACATGAGGGCTGGAGGCGTGAGGGGTTCCGTGACCTGATCGCTCAGAAATGGCAGAGCTATCCTCTACAGCTGagctctggttctggttaTGGGGGTTGGCAGCTTGAAGGCGCTGGAGTtcgagctgctgctgtcggATCATCTGCAAGAGGCGGTTCTACCAACGAGAAGTTAGCCATGGCTGTTGCGTATGACATGGCATCATATTTCGTACCAcatgagcttcttgctctgcctcaagctcttggtgcAGCTCACCCAGGCTGGGTGCtctatgatgatgaggatcgCCCGTGAAGGGAGATCCAGAGAGAGGTTGTGGGCTCGCAGTCCGTAGGCCAGAGGGTTCGTTGACCATCTCGCCTGGCGAGGGCACAGAAGGGTCGTTAAGTTGGAGGTTCATGAGCACGGTGGAACGTCGTCGACCGGTATTTGGGGAGTGTTGGTTTCGAGAGATGGAGCTGCTTGACGATCCTGTTGAGTGTTAGTGGCCGAGTTGATTGTTTAGATACAAATTAGTAGGGGACATACTTCGTGGAGATTCGTGTTGAAGTCCAGCATTCATGGTTGCGGCTGCTTGCAACGATATCGAAGCTGATCGCGGGGATCTTGTTGGCGAGTCGCTGCGGGGAACAGCGGTGTTGAGTGGTGGAGACGCCATGATGGATGCTTTCCTTGTATATATCACACTTGGTTTTGGTTGTTCTTATAAGGGACAATTGATAAAAGGTTCCAAAGAACGAAGAGAGGCtcaaaagaaagtatatggGGAGAGTCGGTGAATACGTCAGAATTAGGAAGACGTTGTTAAAACGATTGGTCGAGTTGCGTTTGTCAGTTTGTTTGAGCCGTTGGCGTGGAGGGGTTGTAGCAAACAGGCAGATAGATAGGTAGAGTGTAGGTagggtacctaggtatgcaTGCACTACAGAGCAATTTATGCGTGTGTGTATATAGGAGAATACAGGTTAAAATAAGGATTTATGGTTATTTGATAGGACGTGAATACCAGAGGAGAGTTGATTCAGACCCGAGGTCCATCGTGATCACCGAAACCAAATCGCAATGAGTAAGTCTGCGGCGGAGTTGCTGACGAGTGGCCTGCTTGTGTGCTGATCACGACCCTCCAAAACCAAGCTTCCAGGCTCGGCGATAGAGGTCACAGGGCACATCAGTCGATTGCGGGGGGCTGGGGCAACTTTGCTACAGTGGACGATTACTCCGCTATCGCTCTCCAACGTGAAACTTGAACTTCCATGAACTTCCCCATGGACATGTGCTGCTTTCAGCTTGGTTAGACATTCTGTATTCATGATTCCAACCAAGAGGTCACGCAGACATGGAATTAGACTCATTAACCGTGATGACCTGGAATCACTGACACACTTCGTGGTCGAGGCCATCGTGAACAATCTGTTGCACAAAAGAATCCTATTGTTGATTCAACTTGGGAGAGTCGTGATACATGGTTTACTCGCAATGACAGATGACCACGCATCATGATTCCattccaagcccaagtctcACAACTCTAGGCTACTAGATCCAAATCTCGAACAGTAGAAATAATAACCACGGCGACCATAGAGAATCACAAGTCATCGACAACGGTATCAACTTGTAACGAATCCTCAATACTCCTGAGACAGAAATCAATGCAATCATCCGGACATCACAACACATATGCAGCTCTATTCACTGCACCGACTCATTTGCATGTTTCATGTGAATCTGATCCAGAAGGGACCAAcagctccaagctcaacagaCAGGACAGGCCTCAACGGCCAGGATTTTGAGGGCGTTGTATGATGAAACATGACTACGTTGAGAACACGCCATTCTCACAGCCATGACGCGCAAGACCCCTTCAATTGACTCAAGGACATCATAAATTTCTATCGTTGGTTGAACATGTGTAAGACGCCTGTCAGTGGCTTATCTTATGGCTGAAGGGTCCTGCAAGAAAGTTCAGGCATGTTAAATGAGTATACGGTGGCTGATTATGAAGGAGGGAAGAGAGAACAAGCGCCTGGGTTAGTACTGAGGCTGAAGATGGTCCCTTTCActgctcaggctcaggctcaggctcaggcatTGATGTTATCTTGAGGTGTCATCTCGTCTGCAATTACTCACGaactttaaagaaaaaggatgCCTAATATGTATGCAACTTTGCAGCTATTCCGGGTCAGGAAATAACTTCATTCCAGCCTCTGAATTACACGTCGTCTTTCATCCCAGTGTTACCCTGCCCTACAGGGCCCCTGAAGATGGATAACCTGGTACAGGACGGATCTAGATCCCGCGGGGACTTGTTTATTCAAGACAGAAGCTAATCGGCTGTCTACTTGCTGGAAAAAGTCAAACATATTgggcatcttcatctcgtTTTGCTGTAGTAAAACAAGCCACCTGAGATTCGTAAACCGGTATATCGGTTCGTAATGTCGATCCGCCAGGCTATCCATGCCGGCCTCACAGTCAAGGTGCCATTCCGCCGTGTCGTCCTTGGTCTTTTCGTCGTTCGGCTAGTATGGGCTGGCCAGACTGGCGGTATTGTCTGTGCCAGAAGCCCTTGTCTCCTGGCTAATATTAACGTCAACTACCGTGGCTTCCGACACTAAAACCACCAGATCCCTGATGTCAATTGCTCCCGATTTTTTGGTGGGAAATTGGACTCTACGTgttttgttgttgctggtcGAGagcttgtttgtttgtttataTCTGTCCTTCACCGCATCAGATAGATCTTGGTTCTTGGACAGGACAAGTTGGCTCGATGAAGCTGAGACATGGCCTCCAGATTGATTAATTGGTCAAGGGGCCGGGCCGCCAGAAGTAGGGAGAACCGCCCTTGAGATTTGTATAGATGGGACTGTCTTACTCGATGCAACTTTCTTGGTTGGATTCGAGGTGAGCTAACCAGAAATTGGGCCCATGCTCGCGAGAAGTTGACATTTGAGCCAGACAATTTCAAGCCTAGTCGAGCCCACTACTGCAGGAACACAgcaaaaagcaaagcaagaTGCATCTCCTGGTCCCAATTATCCACGCTCCTGCATATTGTCTTGGAATCAAATAAACCAAGAGGTTAGCGCCTTGTGCCCATCTGATGAGCTTCTGAGGTACGGAGTATCGCTATCGTATTCGATCGATGGCCCCATCCGTATGCCGGGCTGCGGATGACAATTCTGATGACGACTCATTTTGCTGTGATAATGCtgacaaaagaaagaaaaaagctgCCGAGAAAAGCAAAATTATTAACTCGCAAAGTGACTGGCTACGAGCGGAACCGCACTCAATCCTAGAAcaggactggactggactggaccaGCCCTGAGATCCACGGATATTCTTGGTTCGGTCGTACAGAATTCATGTTGAACAATTGACGCTGTGCGACACAATAGAAGGATCGGTGAGGATCAGGTTCGCTTATTACTTCACAGCAATGGTCAGCTCTCCCAAGTTACCGCCTCTTGAGCATCATATCAATGCATCTGTTAAGTGCTGGCGCTTGTCATTCGAGGCGCAAGACAAACACAGCAAAATGACTGCACCAACTGCCCCTCACGTGCAAGACTTGCATCAGCCATTGGATTCTTCATCGACTGCAATTTGGCTTTGAGATTTGAGTCATTCCAAAAGGCATCTTGAAAATGTCCAGGGGTTCTCAGGGCAGTCGAGCAAACAACGGAATCGCTTGTTTTCTACGGAGCACAGCCTGAACCCCCAGTCCCGAAACAACAGCCATGCTCTTCAGCTGGGCGAGGCTTGGTAGTGAATGATTCAATCCTTGTATTTCTGGGTCGCAAAGGACTAAGAAAGTGGGATATCAATCGGACGTTTTGGCTAGAGGAACCGATCCCCGTCTTTTATCGTGATGAGACACTGGTCTTGCAGCGATAAAGCCGGGGCCACACGCAACCAACAAGAGAGCAAAAAAAATCTTCACCAATTTCTTCCTGGAGCTCCTAATGCATAATGGCTTTGTGATAATGTCGATTTACATATTTGtgataaaaaagaaaggttgATATGTGACATGACAAATGTGATCGGCATATCAAAAAGATCGTGATCAGCCGAGCGGCAGACTTCACCGTTCCTACCAGAATTTCCGAAAAGTGTGCCGGGACCTGCGACACGGCGACTTCTGCTGTCATTGGCTGCAGAAGGACAAACAGCAAGGATTGCCGGATTGCGATCAAGAGTCACATGAGGATTCCTCCTCGAAGCGATATCGCGCTGTTAGAGTTTCTCAACCCTCGTGGCACGGGAGGGAGATTTGTAGAGTCTATGGGGCACTGAGTACGTGTTGCTAGACGGGAGTATTCTAATATTGGgaaatacctaggtagctacTCATTGATTTGTATAATATAGCCAGGCAATTCTTGTTATTATAATTCGTAAGCAGCAAAACTGAGTGAGGCCCGTCTATTCTTTCCTCATGAGATCGTGACCAGTCCACTGTCACGCTAGGACCGGCTTCTGAGCCCCTGATCCCGGATGGAGTCGTTGGAAACCCCAAGTTCCCAGGGTTTAAGCCCGGAGACAAGTTGGTAGCAAAGGAATTTGAGTCTTTTTTTGTAAGCGGCATGATGACTGTATGTTGATGATAATCGGTCAGACGGAGGACTTGTATGCTCCATCTTATGAGCTTACAAGACTCAACTCACAAATATCGGTActggtgatgctgagatCAATATACCGAGGAACAACACAGGTCTGAGTGTTTTGCAAAACTGTTCTTTATTTAGGACAAAACAAAGTTTCTCCATCCACATTATCCACACATACCGTGCACCGAATATCGTTGCAACTCGAGATAATTGATCGAGTTTGTAGGCTTAGCAGAGTCGTATCGTGTCGCGATTAAAGCCGCGTCGATGTTCTTGGGCCAATAAAGTTGACGCTTAGTAGCATCACACCCACTTGTCTTGCAGATGCTGCGTGTGTGTGAATCTGTTCTCGAGTAACACACGTATGAAAACCGTCATTCCCCGTTGCGCTCTTACCAAAACAGTCCCATAGTTCAACGGGTAAGCCGTTGAACTGGGTCCGAGCACACGAGTCTCACAAActgtaagtttattttatattcGTATACCAGACTCTTGGGCCTTTCCCTCCTCTGTGTCGGTTTGGATATTCGGtaaaggaggagaaagaacaatgccgaggatgatgaatctGGCCTGTCTTGAGTGAGTGAATGTGATTCCTGGACTGCCAAAGTTAAACACCAACTTAGTAGCGGGATAATCCCTGACGGCCGTTTTGGAGGTTGACAGGGGCTCCCCTGCCCCTGGCTCCTCTTGTGCCCACTGCCCTCTGCTCGCCTCGCTGAGTGGCCTTTGTCGTCCCTGTTCATGTTGCTCCTCAAGAACTGTCCCACTATCGGTGCCCATGTTCTAAGGTCATGTCGTTCGCTGACTTGCTTTCTGTATGGGCGCGCTTGTGGGCTTGCTGCTGTTCTATGTACCTGCATCTCTGGACCCATTGAATTGCGTCGTTCGTGCCTTTGGTGTTCCTGTAATAAGAGTCAACAGTTCGATACGATGTGTGCTTGGGCGCTTGCTTTATGAGGCATCTTTGGCGAGCCAGCCATTACAGTGATCGCATAGAATGAGGCTTGAGATATGATGTCGAGGAACTGGCTAGAGTTCAATGTTTCCCTTCGAGGACTCCCAATTAGGAAACGTTTATCGTGTCCTCCGTTTTCTTATCCTGGAACTTGTTTAATTCTGGCCTCGGGGGGTCCCCCTCCCTTGCATAGCTCTTGTCTTCGTGCCTGAGGTGGGCTTAGCTTGCTATTGGATCCCCATAAGGCAGTCCCAGTCAGTCCAGGTTCAGGACCTTCCCCAGTTCGTGCAGACCACACAGTACCACACCATTAGGTTCAAGAGGCAGGTACTTCATGGCACTTGCGTTTTGCTTGTGGTTGTGTTGGCTTACAAGTTCCTTCCACTCCCACTCCCACCCCCTCAGGTCCCCTTCTACAACCGCGgtcgcttcttctgcttcttcttcttcttctcgacaacCCAAAATACGCATTTGTTGTTCTCCTCTGGTTTTTGTTTGTATACGCGCCTCTTTTCTGGCTCAACTGTTTCTCTTTGCCTAGTCGCTCGCTATTTCATATACTGTCTGTCTCGTAGGCTTCGGCTTCACACTCACTCATTGTCC contains:
- a CDS encoding hypothetical protein (EggNog:ENOG41) → MYPTDALVSKHARKHYRIPVRSQHWQLRSLVSAEKQDIVYFPGGNGSNHVQRLNTTTRECETIKLLTFAPRCLVAEKGWLCCGSESGDFVAIRLDEGNDDGHGILSELDPDTRLSLGLDSSRDDPILSLLNRARRNNKTLIAKSMKLAKDRVNCITLWFPPTRMPAHDKAYKEPVAVLANNDRTVTLVSLNDFDQKEKTEALDIITYPDFVNRALISPDGRLLIAILDDPYLYVHERVRSVAESPATRSSESPTYSWEQTQRILLKSQKKDDRTDSRGSFAACFSESGAYLAVGTQHGTISIFNAALLANPNADPLITTFPSSRPHSGPGAIRDMAFCPGPFGMLAWTEDRGNVGIADMRSNFYVRQIVNIEEPVFEHINIPDRNTIDPRLLDSRRERRDAALGSGAAETGRRRDVIDSLNTPLTANETLVLEAMQLGRRSRERAAQRVAAAADERVTGGPTNFWGARSARRPVGSDDNERPMARRSSSIGRAMGELLGSNYNRRPVTRTPREASDTPEIGRRPDRLMESLGETVAMLREQRQRQDSSYLTVLEILQARERDNDRDPDDTTIIVPLINQVVNRWEDDHGVFEVPPSPDNTAGLAWSEDGRTLFVGAQNGIYELHVDTQSRKFFPSVSMR